DNA from Hippocampus zosterae strain Florida chromosome 18, ASM2543408v3, whole genome shotgun sequence:
ATTGGTTTTAGGTTATTTTTGACAGAGGTCTGAAGGTGCATGTTTCTTCAAATCTGTCACTTAATAGTTTTGTTGGCACAACCTGGAAAAATTGCATTgatttggggtgtgtgtgtggggtggggggggattactACCTCACGGAATAAATTAAAACCATCCCATCCAACAACAAATCCAATTTAAAATTCTTCTCACCTTCAAGGCCCTTCACAGCTTTGCTCCCTTCTACATCTCTGATCTCCATCATCATTACAACCCCACTTGGAATCTTGGATCTGCCCATGCCAATCTCCTCACCCCTCCTATCCGAACTAAGTGCCGGACATGGGGAGACAGACCCTTTTCTATGACCGCACCCTCCCTCTGGAATTCTCTCCCTCATCACTTCAGACATTCCCCTCTTAAACCTGCACTAAAAACCCCCCATGTTCAAATATGCTTTTACtctaatactgtacatatgtaaCAATCTCTCATTTTTTTGTACATACTGTTGCACccgtatatttttttcttttaaatgtcattacTGTATATGGCTTCAtccgttttattttatgtaaagTGCCTTTgagtgtttttaaagtgctatacatataaaatatatattttattttaaggtgCCACTTTtagtattaaaaaatacatactgtattgtCCTGAGGCATGTGGATGTCATTTAATACATCCGGGTTGAAGCCATTAATTATGAATGCACGCCTCCTCGCGTTCATGCTACGTGTCCagttaatattttaaaaaaaacgactaaaTCCACGTACAATCGTAGACTAGGCGGGGCGCACTTCTTTTCCCGCGTAAAATTTCGTCAAACAGGAAACGGAAGTGGCAGCAAACCGGAAGTCCATTACTGTGACGTCCACACGCCGTAAACAAAACAACGCTTCGTGTTGCGACatcttcatttgttttgtttgccgtTTGCTGCTCTCACGTTGGCTTTGAGGGATTTCCACCCCGCAACTGTCGCGACGGACAAGTTCCGGCGCCTTGTCGCAGCTCATGTGAACTCACTTTCGTAATTGTAGCAGCTCACTTGAGCTCacggtctttctttctttcttatagCAGCTCACTTGAGCTTAGCTTCAGACAAACCGGTGGCGAGTGAAGCGTCGAGACATGGCCCAGCGCAGAGGAGTCATCAGCCTGCAGTTCAACCAGGACCACAGTAAGGAAGACTTTGTCGCCCCACGCACATTCAATGACGTCACAACCTCAAGGCCTCGATCTGAAcgcatttgaatgttttgaaacTAGATTGTGCTTCCAACCAATAATTGTAGTGTGGCATGTAACGTTTCAAAGATGAATTGTTTTACATGTGACCGGCATTATCTGATCTATCTTTGGGTGAAAGGCAGTGGTGAAAATGCAGGGCTGGATTCAGAACATGTGCAGAAGGAATGGTGTGGAGAAATGTCTCTGCTCTTGTTTCAGGTTGCTTCTGCTGCTCCATGGAGTCGGGCGTGCGCATTTACAACGTGGAGCCGTTGATGGAGAAAGGCCACCTGGGTAGGCTTCTGCCCCCCCCGGCCGCTGATGGCTGCCCGACCGCGGTTGGCTGCTTACGTGGCCTTCCGTCTGCTTTGCAGATCATGAGCAGGTTGGCAGCGTGGCGTCGTGCTCCATGCTGCATCGCTCCAACCTGCTGGCTGTGGTTGGAGGCGGAGTCAGTCCCAAGTTCTCCGAGATATCTGGTGGGTAACTTTTAAATCCTCCGCCGTcaagtgatgatgatgaggggAACTGGCATGGGTTTTTAGTGCTGATCTGGGACGACGCGCGTGAGTGTCGGGACGCCAAAGACAAGCTGGTGCTGGAGTTCACCTTCACCAAGCCGGTGCTTGCGGTCCGAATGCGACACGACAAGTGAGTGGCAACCTCTTGCAATTGAATTTAAAGCTGTGCCACATGGACAACGTTTGTTGCGTTTGAACTTTTCAACTTGAAACGCCGGGCAGGCGATTGCTGTTGAAACTTAATTTGCCAGCCGGCTCCTTTCAGGATCGTCATGGTGTTGAAGAACAGGATCTACGTGTACAGCTTTCCCGACAAACCGCACAAgctctttgagtttgacacgcgCGACAACCCCAAAGGTGACCGCTCATCCTCCGCACCAGCCGCGTCCCCCACTTTgcaggtcggccattttgtatCGTTTCTTCGCCGGCAGGTCTGTGCGACTTGTGTCCGAGTCTGGACAAGCAGCTGCTGGTCTTCCCGGGACATAAATGTGGAAGTCTGCAGCTGGTGGTGAGTTGCTCTTTCCGCTTCCTGTCGCCAACTCGGGCCGCGCCTTTCATtccttccccccccaaaaatgagaaTGGACCTACAGTGCAAACATAGCTGAAGTGACGGCGAGTCTGGCTTACCGTCACATCTCGCCTGGATCAGGATCTGTCCAACACCAAGCCGGGGACGTCGTCGGCGCCGTTCACCATCAACGCGCACCAGAGCGAGATCGCCTGCGTGGCGCTCAACCAGCCGGGAAGCGTGGTGGCCTCGGCCTCTCGCAAGGGGACGCTCATACGGCTCTTTGACACCAACAGCCGCGACAAACTGGTGGAGCTGCGGCGAGGCACCGACCCCGCTACCCTCTACTGGTAAGAGCACCGCGGCTTCCTGTCTGCCAGTCTTATCGACTTCCTGTTTTGGATCAACATCCCGTCTGCTCCACTTCCACTTCTTTTCAACGTGCTCAATTTTtgccatccattcatcatcgACTTCATTTTCTGCCTCCCGGCCGCTCTTCCTGGCTTCTTCATTGTTCATTGAGGCCACGTTTTTGTTTGCGGCTGACCATGTCCACTTCCTGCGCGCAGCCTCAACTTCAGTCACGACTCGTCGTTCTTGTGCGCGTCCAGCGACAAAGGGACGGTCCACGTCTTCGCCCTGAAAGACACCAAACTCAACCGCCGCTCCGCGTAAGgccgccgcgctggcccgccTCAACCCTCAACCCACCTTGACTCCGCccgctcatgtgtgtgtgtcaggttgGCACGTGTGGGCAAGGTGGGCCCCGTGATCGGTCAGTACGTGGATAGCCAGTGGTCGCTGGCCAGCTTCACCGTGCCCGCCGAATGCGCCTGCATCTGCGCCTTCGGGAAGAACACGTCCAAGAACGTCAACTCCGTCATCGGTGAGCAAGCGCCGCTCGGCCCTCATCGGTGTTTTATTGCCGTCCCGCGAGGTAAACGTCAATCCTAACGTTTTGTCGTCGTCCCTCCCGCAGCCATCTGCGTGGACGGCACCTTCCACAAGTACGTCTTCACGCCCGACGGAAACTGCAACCGCGAAGCCTTCGACGTCTACTTGGACATTTGCGATGACGATGACTTTTGAAAATGACGGAGCGAGAGAGGAAAGGATGCGAAGGGACGTCGAAGGAACGGCAGGACTCTGTACTCAGTCGTCATGACAACAGGTGGATCAAGGTGTCATGCGTGTGACTGATTTGTGCGAGACATTTCAACCACTTGGCGTATCAGTCACAGCGCCCCCGTGATTGGATTTGTAGTTTTTGACAAAGTGAACAAATAAAGGACATGGTTCTAAtagaacaaaattaaaaaatacactttaaaaatagatattttaTTTGATCCAATGAAAATTGATGTACTCGCACATGATAACGCTGCAGCATAGGACAACTATGAAAACATCCAGACAAGAAATAAAACAGGCCTCACCCCAATGCAGAAAAGGACAATTagcagaacaaaacaaatggagTATTTTTCATATCCTGATCAAATTCATAGTGACCGAAACTTTTCCAACCAGTGAAAGTTCAGGCGCCGGCAGAAAAGGCCTGCATGGTCTCCAAGACGAGGCTCAGGTGGTCCAGGAAGGAACTGACGGACACGCGCAGGACCCGAGCTTCGTCGGCGCGCCACTTCCTGAAAAGGTCACAATGCACAAATGCGTCATTGGCGGCAATGTGACGGGAGCGACGCGGCCGAGGCAAAGACTCCTCACACGTTTAGTACACTTCCAGTGAGCGTCAGCCGTTTGTGAACGCCACCTCGCCGGGGCTCGCGGTCGGGACTCAGCGAGCCAAGAGCCACGGCGGCCTGACGTGCCGATGGGAAGGGGACGTCTAGAGAGCTGGAGGAGGGAGAGTCAAGGAATCTTATGGAACCAGTCACTGCTCTAGCGTCACCAGCAGTGGCTGGGAGGAGTTCCAGTGTACATTTAGAATCCCACGTACAATTACTGTAATAAGTAGAATTTGTCTCATATTGCTGGATTTGAAAAGGAGAGTTCTTGCATCACTTTGTCAAACTCAGAGGATGACAGGACATAAGATGGAAACAGAGAGAGGGAAAGTCATCCGTCTATGGTTGACTTCTTGACAGATTTTGGGGTCACACTGTGGTGCagtgtgcagtttttttaattggattggTACTTAGCTCTGATTGAATATGAATATTCTCCAGATTTTCCCTTTTTTCGCAAAGGCAACATCCAAAAAGTGCAACAAGACACCGTTTGCCCAGCATTCGTCCAAATTTTTGCTGTTACGCTATATGAACGACGAGATATTTTCATGGTATTCCTCAATATGAACCGCTCCGATTGCAAACCAACGGCAGTATGTAGTTGAATGAAAAGTACAACGTTCGACGATTCAGTCTTAACTTAAATCGAAGGATACAACTCCAGTTTGCTCGCTTGGTCGTCGTTTACGGGAACCGCCATCTTGTTTGTTATTGGAAGTCTTCTTCGTCCGAGTCGTTTGAGCACCGTCATTGTCCGCGGCTGCCCCCAAGTGGTAGAGGACAGCGCGCAACACTGAAAGCGTTCGGaggtaccggtatttattttacGCGATTGAGTTGTAGTATACtgtattgtaaatattttgCTCAAGTTTTGCCCAGCTTGCTTGCTGTTCATCAACACCAAGATTTGTGGCAGATTcttgacctttttttgtctgtgtaggCGCTGTCAAAATCAGCTGTGCCCGTGCATATGTTGCCGTTTTTTGTTTGGACGTGTTAGCAGATCCTCGAGGAAGCGCCGACAGAAGTTCCTTTCAAATCTTCTTAGACACCTTCTGAAGTCACAAGACACGGTAAGGCAGGCAGTggtgtttctttttcaaagtcaaacacaacAACTAATACATAAAAGGAGGCACCTTTTGAGTGTCCCTCGGGCGGCGAAATACGCGTCCTGTACTTTCATAGAAGTGCAGAACCAAAAACAGTGTTGTGTAAATTACCAGCCTTTTTAAATTTGAGGGACTTTATTGTGGTATTGGTATGATACATACTTCTAAAACAACACAGCTCAAATTGCCTTTAATGATACGTTGTTTAATGGTATCGTTAATTGACATGCATTTTAAGTAAAGACAGGCTAATAATGTCTGACAAGAACACGGAAACCGATACATATCAATATTTAtcagtttgtttgcttttttttccaatagtaCATGTCCACTCGCTGATGGCGGCACCAAAGAGAGGCGGCGGGATGCTGCGTGACCTGCAGGTGGCGCTGCAGCTGAAGATCGACGAGCTGACGGAGCGAGACGCGCTGATCGACGAATTGGAGTCGGAACTGGACGCCAAAGAGCTCCTGATTGGACATCTGCGGGCCGAGGTGGACCGACATCGCAGCTTGGCGCCGGGGGCCGACCACACCCCCACCGAGGTGCAAAACGCAGGTGGGAATGCCTTCAAgaatcttttcattttcattcatgggtgaatgtttttatttgttggcTCATCAGTAGAGTACAAGTAGAATTGATGGctgaggttgttgttgttttttggcacCCAGCAGGTGGCGCTGCAATAATGACGGCCGCGTCACTGGACGAGCCTCAGCGTACCAAGAGACAGGCCATCTCTGCTGAACCCAGCGCGCTGGATCCCACCCAGCTCACTGACGTCACGCTCACCAGCTATTGCAAGACCAAAGAGTGAGATCCCCACATATGAAAACGTCTAGGAATTTTTACAAAATGGTATCTAGTGTCCGGGGAAGGATTTCCAAGGGAAGCCCAGACAACCCCGCCCACAAAAGTCACCCCTGGAGCCAGAGCATGTTGGCGTGTTTGCGTGCAGGTCCAgcgagttgatccagagagcgcTGATGGACAACGACTTCATGAAGCACCTGGAACACGGACAGGTGAGAATCACGCTgtcgtccatttttttcttggccGTGACGTCCGCGCTCTTTTCCCTCCGCCGGTCCAGATCCTCACCATCCTGGACTGCATGCGGCCCACCAGCCTGGACAAAGGATGCTGCGTCATCCAGGAGGGCGACGACGGATCCAGCGTCTACGTTCTCGAGGGTGAGTTTTGCTTCTGCCActgatttcttctttttctccgcTGTGGGAAGTGCCGTCGGTTCAAAGCGTCTATTGGCTCTGTTCACTCACTCACTGGGTCCTTCGAAGGCCGCTCCTCATGTAGCCTACGTGGACAACATAAAGCGAGGCCGATGTGGACGGGCCTTCAGTTAATTTCAGCTGAAAACGGAAATGTGAACGTAAAGTCtgtctaaatcaggcatgtccaaagtccggccctcggcccccgtcataaaatcagtgccgtctggccagcaggttgggcgcaatggaacacgtgttgcattgactgaggtctcgtagactggtgagtgatgtttcatagagtactgcttccctctagtggctaaatgagtaatagcattcactaaatgagtaatagcatttagacactagagggcatcactcacgagttaacaagacatcactccgtgtttatattgactgatgtgtcatatttcaaattcctgtttcaaatgaaccaaaagaaattcttaagattgttgaaattaaaataaaaatggaaatgtgaaacagactggcttactaaaatttgttgaacaatattgttgttcaatgtaaagaatgtcagccaaggtcagccccccgacattttaccacataaaatctggcccccttggcaaaaagtttggacacccctggtctaaatgaTAAATTCGGCCTTCGGAGGACTCCAAATTTGGACGCGGCTTGTCCAAAGCCCAACATGGCGGACCTCAgccagggaggaggaggacatgcACGTGACCACTTTTGCGTTTCAAAACGACAATGGCAAAATGAtcggccttcaaaataaagccTTTGCTTGCCCCAAGCCCAGATCATAACGGGCGGCTTGCGTCCCGTGTATAAAGCGTGGCCCACGCCCGACGACACGCCCAAAGTGACGTTTACATCTTTCCATTTGGCATCCATCAGAGGGCATGGTGGAGGTGAGCAAAGAAGGCAAAAAGTTGTGTACCATCGGCCCCGGAAAAGTCTTTGGCGAGCTCGCCATCTTGTACAACTGCACGCGCACGGCCACGGTGACAGGTATTTGACGTCCAGCGTTCTGTGACGcgcggctgttgtgaaagcgctatgtaaataaaaatgcgtGTCTGCGCCCAGCGCTGACCCACATCAAGATGTGGGCCATCGACCGTCAAGGCTTTCAGACCATCATGATGAGGACCGGCCTCATCAAGCATTCCCAATACACGGACTTCCTACGAAGGTAACCTGATTGTGATGATGTCGCACGCTATGCTGCCTTAGTGACGTCGCGCCTCCTTGCCGCTAGCGTTCCGTCTTTCCAGACCCTTCCGGAGGACATTCTTAGCAAGCTGGCCGACATTCTGGAAGAGGTGACTCCGGACCCATCTGACACATGTCAAAGGTCATCTCTGATGATGTaaccctgcgtgtgtgtgtgtacatcagACTCACTACAACAACGGCGACTACATCATCCGGCAAGGCGCCACGGGCGACACTTTCTTCATCATCAGCGAGGGTCAGGTGAGCAACGTCCACTTCCTATCTCCGGTTTTGCCTCGGCCGTTTGTCCACGTGGGCTGCAGCAAGGTTATCGCAGTTCACAAAAATGAACGattgcgaagaaaaaaaaatcgtccataaattcaaaataaaagcagaagtTGAagccaatgaaatgaaaagaaacaataaaaaaaaaagacgtaacGTGTGGATAAGCTGACCTGATGGAGCAAAACAAGACTAGCATGATGGTGATGGCAAaaattggggcaaaaaaatataataaaatatatttataataaaaaatatatataaaaaaataaaatataaaaaatatttaaaaaaatattccacaaGACTTTTGTCTTGTATCTGCCAaaggttttctttcatttctcatcttgtgttatttaaaaaaaaacaatgctaaaACTATTAAGGTCAACTAACTTGATGGCTTAGATGAGTGAATCCCAACCAGTTAATTAGTCAGAAAAATTACTTAGAATAAATACCGTATCTTTCTCCATCTATATTTGGCCGGCGTCTCAATCGTGTTAAACCAAATAAAAGATGATAAAAAGACTGGATTGTCATGTCTATCCAGTTGGTTTGGAGATTCTTCAAATTCAGTGTGCGCCTTAGCCATTATGAGCGTGTGCATCCCataactgaagaaaaaaaatcgaatcaacAACCTCAAGTATTCCAACGTGGGTGCGCAGGTGAACGTTTGGCAGCAGAGTGCCTCCGGCGACGAGCAGGTGCCAGTGAAGACGTTGTCGAAAGGCGACTGGTTCGGCGAGCAGGCGCTGAAAGGGTGAAACGCCGCCGCGGCGCCGTTCCCGCCATTTCCCGCCGGCGCCGTTCCCGCCTTCCAACTTTTTGTGGCCTTTCGCTGTCTCGCAGGGAAGACGTGCGCACAGCCAGCGTGACGGCAGAGGGCGCCGTCACCTGCCTGGTGGTGGACAGAgagtgagtggcttgctttgaGGAAGGGGGCGGAGCTACGTGATGGCTCGTGGCGGGAACATTTAAAGATTGGTGATTTTTCCTGCCGTTTACGCATGGATGAGCTATTCTTTAAAACCTTTCTTTTTATACAATGccacaacaacaataaacacaaatcaacgtaaaatttcttttttcttatccCCCGCCAATATTGAATGACTTTTTAGCCCTCGCAATGCGGCTAGCCATCAAGTATAACATTCCAAAGGCACATACATCAGTTGTCACGTCGCCGCGGCGCGTTGGTTTCACACGTCTCTTTGTCCCTCAGGTCCTTCAAGCAGCTGATTGGCGGCCTGGAGGAAGGCGACACCAAGCAGAGTGACGACGACCAAATCCAATCCAAGTGAGCGGCGGACATCATTAACTAGCTAGTAGCCGCCGCGTCAAGCTAACGGCAAGCTAACAACATGCGCGCAGGCGTCCGGCGGAGGACGACTTCTTCTCCAGCGTGACGCTCGACGACCTCCGCGTTGTCTGCACCTTGGGCATGGGGGGCTTCAGCCGCGTGGAGCTGGTGGGTGCGCGTGGTTGTTTGCGGCACGCTAACGGGCTTGCGTGTGCGGTGACACGCGGCCGGGACCCTTTCAGGTGCAGCTGAAGAGCAACGCCGGCCGCTCGTTTGCCCTCAAAGTGTTGAAGAAGCGCCACATCCTAGACACCAGGCAGCAGGAGCACATCCTGTCGGAGCGCCGCATCATGATGGAGGTCAACAGTCCCTTCATCATCAGGTCAcatgacagtcatgcaatcctaAAGTAGACCGATGAGTAGTACAGATTTGACTCCTTTACCTAATTCGTTGCCTGGCAGCTGTGTTGCCCAAATTCAAATTCCCAGCAGCCTTCATTCAACATTTTGATTGTtgaccaaaaatattttgtgtcccTCGCCTGCCGCAGGTTATACCGGACCTTCCGGGACTCCAAATATTTATACATGCTCCTGGAGGTTTGTCTTGGCGGTGAGCTGTGGACGCACTTACGAGACAGGTGAGTGTCGTTGGGACGTCACAATGAAAGACAAACCAGCTCAAGTACCTCGAGgcatgtttaaaacaaaaaatatata
Protein-coding regions in this window:
- the wdr45 gene encoding WD repeat domain phosphoinositide-interacting protein 4, which translates into the protein MAQRRGVISLQFNQDHSCFCCSMESGVRIYNVEPLMEKGHLDHEQVGSVASCSMLHRSNLLAVVGGGVSPKFSEISVLIWDDARECRDAKDKLVLEFTFTKPVLAVRMRHDKIVMVLKNRIYVYSFPDKPHKLFEFDTRDNPKGLCDLCPSLDKQLLVFPGHKCGSLQLVDLSNTKPGTSSAPFTINAHQSEIACVALNQPGSVVASASRKGTLIRLFDTNSRDKLVELRRGTDPATLYCLNFSHDSSFLCASSDKGTVHVFALKDTKLNRRSALARVGKVGPVIGQYVDSQWSLASFTVPAECACICAFGKNTSKNVNSVIAICVDGTFHKYVFTPDGNCNREAFDVYLDICDDDDF
- the LOC127591111 gene encoding L antigen family member 3-like, translating into MTVLKRLGRRRLPITNKMAVPVNDDQASKLEFSLDVPFPSARQAAVALGSLSPDREPRRGGVHKRLTLTGSVLNVKWRADEARVLRVSVSSFLDHLSLVLETMQAFSAGA
- the LOC127590961 gene encoding cGMP-dependent protein kinase 1-like isoform X1 yields the protein MAAPKRGGGMLRDLQVALQLKIDELTERDALIDELESELDAKELLIGHLRAEVDRHRSLAPGADHTPTEVQNAAGGAAIMTAASLDEPQRTKRQAISAEPSALDPTQLTDVTLTSYCKTKESSELIQRALMDNDFMKHLEHGQILTILDCMRPTSLDKGCCVIQEGDDGSSVYVLEEGMVEVSKEGKKLCTIGPGKVFGELAILYNCTRTATVTALTHIKMWAIDRQGFQTIMMRTGLIKHSQYTDFLRSVPSFQTLPEDILSKLADILEETHYNNGDYIIRQGATGDTFFIISEGQVNVWQQSASGDEQVPVKTLSKGDWFGEQALKGEDVRTASVTAEGAVTCLVVDRESFKQLIGGLEEGDTKQSDDDQIQSKRPAEDDFFSSVTLDDLRVVCTLGMGGFSRVELVQLKSNAGRSFALKVLKKRHILDTRQQEHILSERRIMMEVNSPFIIRLYRTFRDSKYLYMLLEVCLGGELWTHLRDSGSFDDGTTRFYTACVIEALAELHCKGIIYRDLKPENIILDHRGYAKLVDFGFAKKVGLGKKTWTFCGTPEYVAPEIILNKGHDSSADCWSLGILVFELLSGSPPFSGSDPMKTYNIILRGINMVEFPKKITKSAANLIKRLCRDNPSERLGNQKNGVKDIQKHKWFEGFNWDGLRQGTMDCPFAPRVDGPLDNSNFDDFPLDTEGPPPDEESGWDLEF
- the LOC127590961 gene encoding cGMP-dependent protein kinase 1-like isoform X2, whose product is MAAPKRGGGMLRDLQVALQLKIDELTERDALIDELESELDAKELLIGHLRAEVDRHRSLAPGADHTPTEVQNAGGAAIMTAASLDEPQRTKRQAISAEPSALDPTQLTDVTLTSYCKTKESSELIQRALMDNDFMKHLEHGQILTILDCMRPTSLDKGCCVIQEGDDGSSVYVLEEGMVEVSKEGKKLCTIGPGKVFGELAILYNCTRTATVTALTHIKMWAIDRQGFQTIMMRTGLIKHSQYTDFLRSVPSFQTLPEDILSKLADILEETHYNNGDYIIRQGATGDTFFIISEGQVNVWQQSASGDEQVPVKTLSKGDWFGEQALKGEDVRTASVTAEGAVTCLVVDRESFKQLIGGLEEGDTKQSDDDQIQSKRPAEDDFFSSVTLDDLRVVCTLGMGGFSRVELVQLKSNAGRSFALKVLKKRHILDTRQQEHILSERRIMMEVNSPFIIRLYRTFRDSKYLYMLLEVCLGGELWTHLRDSGSFDDGTTRFYTACVIEALAELHCKGIIYRDLKPENIILDHRGYAKLVDFGFAKKVGLGKKTWTFCGTPEYVAPEIILNKGHDSSADCWSLGILVFELLSGSPPFSGSDPMKTYNIILRGINMVEFPKKITKSAANLIKRLCRDNPSERLGNQKNGVKDIQKHKWFEGFNWDGLRQGTMDCPFAPRVDGPLDNSNFDDFPLDTEGPPPDEESGWDLEF